The window CTGCATGTAAAACAAAAGACTTGGagcaatgaatttatttaagTATTGCTGCAATTTAGGgtatttcagaaaacaaaatgaTGGGATAAGGGTTCCTATAAAATACAGCTTATAAATGTTTTCTAATTACTTGCTAGTTACACAGGCTAATTTAGCAAATTACATGATACTGCTTGACGTTTGGATTCTTGCAGAGTTTGACGGTGCATAATTTCTATGTTGGAGAGGGTTCAGACTTCACGAGTGTCCCCACAAAAATGCTGACAGTTAATGGCACTTTACGCATGAGCATCTACAACCCTGCTACATTGTTTGGGATCCATGTGCACTCCACACCCATCAATCTTGTTTTCTCAGACATCACTGTTGCTACTGGCGAGGTAAACAATCCTTTCATGACTGTCTTTATTCTGCTAAACAACAACTAATTCAATCATGCCAAACCCACTTTCAGATGAGACTTTTAAATCAGAGAATGAAGTAATCATCTTTGGTGTCCCCTTGAAGACAAGTTTTATGTTCATCAACATAAATAGTGTGACattggaaaaatgaaaatatatcaaatagcATGTACATAAGTACATTCAAGTTCTGTGTTGGCATGTGAGTAACATAACATTTGCTTCTTGTGCATGTAACTTTGTTGCAGCTGAAGAAACACTATCAGCCAAGAAAAAGTCACCGCATTATATCAGTGAACCTAGAGGGTACTAAGGTTCCCTTATATGGGGCTGGATCCACCATAACTGTATCCCAAACTGGCGTTGAAGTTGGACTCACATTGAACTTTGAAATCCGTTCGCATGGAAATGTGGTGGGTAAACTGGTCAAGACAAGGCATCGTAAGGAAATCACTTGCCCCTTGGTCCTCAACTCTTCTCGATCAAAGCCCTATCAAATTCAAAAGGAATTCATGCACCTATGATTGATCAGTCATCAATGTCCATTTTCAGAGTTCATCTGTTTTTGAGAGTGTAGCTTAAAATTGTATTGTGCCAAGCTTCAGATCATAAGATCCATTTGGTTTGCAAGAAAAGCAAAATATGCACTCGGAAAAATACTTCTTACATACAACCAGTCCCCTGAATCCCCTCTCTGTACCTTACTCTTATGAGCGTTGTGCAAATAAATGCATGTAAATTTGTATATGCATATGcataaaatgaagaaacaattcGCGAGTTCATTACTGAGGAAATTAATAACCCTTTGCACGTCGCCATCATTCTTATAGAATGATTTTGAGTCAGTTTATGAAAATGTAGAATGATGGGTAATCATTTGAATCAGTTTATTACAACATTCAAGGAAAGTATGTCTTTCGAGTAATCCATGCCTTCGCTTAATGCTTAGGCAGGTGTAATACTCTTTTTAGATCATTCGAAGAGAGTTAATTTTGCTTAACAAGAAATGCGACACAAGAATCATGAATGCTCTTAAcacagaaacaaaagaaaaaaaaaatcagattgtATTTATTGGACGTACACAAGTTAAACTCGAATTAAAAGCTTGTCATTTGCTGTAAATTATCAAACTGGTTTTGGGCCTAAGGCCCTCCTTGTTCCCAAAAAATAGTTATTGAGGCATATCTTGGATGGGTAGAAAATGGGAAAGAAGATACTTGGGTCAgactaaatgataaaattataccATTTTTATTGGTAGTTGCTATATCtacttcctttcttttcttatccACCCTccttttcaatttgtttttcaaaaaatacacTCCCTTGTCTACCTATAAAAGGGGAGTGGATAAGTGAATATAGCAATAAAATTATACCATTTTTATTGGTAGTTGCTATATAtacttcctttcttttcttatccACCCTCCTTTTCtcgatttgtttttaaaaaatacactcCCTTGTTTACCTATAAAAGGGGAGTGGATAAGTGAATATAGCaagttccttttttttatcctcaatttttctcttaataaaaaaaaacatttttttcttcttaatggTCAAGGATAGTGGCAGCAGGCTTTCACTCTCCTGAAATCTTGTTAACATGGTGGCCCCTGAAATTAAGGCGCGTTCATAGTTTGTCATTACTCACTATTACTACAGCGTTTTATTTCACAGTTCACACACATCTTCACTGATGTGCATTGTGCCACTTTCCCTAATATTGGAAACTTTTCAACACCCCCGCATCAGATCTTGATCCCAAACCAATTCAAGTAGGCAACAAAACAACGTGTGTACGATGAAACCCACTTTAAGATTCATCGTTTTCCTCCTCACCCTTCTCCTGGTACTGAGGTTTAACGTTGCCACAGAGGTTAAGGATGAGTTGGAGGAATTGTTAGCAGTGGACGAGGAAGTAGAACGGGAAGCCGAAAAGGGTGGCGAGAAATTATCCGAAGCAGAGGTTTTGAGCAAAGCCCAAAGGATCGTAATTGAGCTCAAGAACGAGAACACAGAGAGGGTTGTGAATGGGAACGAGTTTGTTCTTGTTCTGGGGTATGCACCTTGGTGTCCAAGGAGTGCTGAGCTAATGCCCCATTTTGCAGAGGCTGCAACTTCTCTCAAGGAATTGGGAAGCCCTCTTATTATGGCCAAACTTGATGCTGACAGGTATCCCAAGCCAGCTTCTTTCCTTGGTGTCAAAGGCTTCCCCACTTTGCTTCTCTTTGTCAATGGCACCTCTCAGCCCTACTCTGGCGGTTTCACAGCGTAAGATtctctaacaaaaactaacaatactaacaattaacatttgctgataaaaaaaacttataattggCTTATCCGACACATATCCAATACTGATACTATTGGATAATGTTATGAAAATCCAATAAGGATATAGAAAGCATGTATAGTATGGATACTTGGAAGCATTGCCCCTTGATGAACCAAAGGGAACTTGTTCTCTTTATGGATGGTTTTAAGAAAGGAATGGTATTGATAGTACTATTCTTGTTTGTAGACAATTGGAACTAGGAATTAATTTGTGATAACAATGATTTATaactttctgtttttgtttttaataatgcCCAAGAACTATGttcttaatttgaattttgcagaattgcaattatatattttatgaatttttatagATATCTGGATACGTATCTTACACTCTTACACCAACTgtatcttatataatttttgggaTAATTGTATCGCCATATCAGATGGGTATCATATCTGTGCATCATAGGTCCTGCTTGTCTGTCATGTTTTGTCTTGAAATGTTTATCTGCTTATTTTGTTTCCATGATGCTTTCAGAGATGATATAGTGATATGGGCACAAAAAAAGACTAGTACTCCTGTCATTCGGATAAGTTCAGTGGCAGAAGCAGAAAAGTTTCTGACAAAGTATCAAACATTTCTTATTGGTCGGTTTGAAAATTTTGAGGTAAGTTATGATTTAAGGTATGCTGGGGTTATCAGACTAGAGGTTCCAAATTGACAGGAGGTGTAGATTTATGGGAGTTGTGGAGTTGTTCAATTAACGTAGTATGTGGTGCTGCAGATGACATTTTGTTGATGAATTCACATGTTgatcaaaataatttacattaacTCTGAATTTGGTAGGGTTGTTTTATagcattttttgttaaaatatcgCAGGGACCTGATTATGAAGAATTTGTGAGTGCTGCAAAGTCTGATAATGAAATCCAGTTTGTGGAAACGAGTCAGGTAGAGCTTGCTCAAGTTCTTTATCCAGATATCAAGCCTACCGATCGTTTTCTTGGAATTGTTAAGAGTGAACCCGAAAGATACAGTGCTTATGGTGAGTCTGTAGTTGGTTTCTGTCCATATGTTGAATTCATTCTAGTGTTGCTACATTAAATTATAGAAGCAAAACAGATATTGATATAGCGGTATCACTTAAAGTGGTTAAAATCTTAATAAGTGAATTCTATGTTTGTCAATCACACCAAACGGTGAGTAGTGAGGACTTACTAAGGCAACATGCACAACTTACCTGATTGTGCAGATGGAGCTTTCATACTGAATAAAATACTGGAATTTGTAGACTACAACAAGTTTCCATTAGTTACAAAGCTGACTGAAATGAATTCTGTCAGAGTCTACTCCAGTCCCATCAAGCTTCAGGTCACTATTATTTCCAAGTTTAATCTACATTAGATATTCTTTTGGCTTGAAGTTATTGTTGAGAATAGTCCCACATCGGATGTTTAACAAACATGATGAGTGCTTATATAGCTGGGTAGACCATCCCCTTATGAACCGGTTTTTAAGGGGACATTTCGGATGCCTTTGCtgcactataaaatttaatagttaTGTTCCTATTCTGACTTTAACTGGGATATTAAGTGTACCATTTGAGTATTTTGCAATTTAGTTAGTGCAATGACTTGATCAATTTAATACACCGAGATGCtgcaaatattttctcaaagttccattaaaaataaaaacagaagcaTTTAATACTCGCGAGAAAAAAAAACCTGGATAGTCATCCTAGCAAGTCTTTGATCTTATCAAAATCACAATCTCTTGTATGATTTGCCATGTGTTGATCACTTGGTTGCCCCCTGGATGGTTGATAGTTGATAATTGAAACAAATGTGAGCATTTGTAAAGGAAATGAATGTGTTTTTCAGAACTTATTGAGCAGTGCTTCTTACGTGGAAAAAAATTCTGGAGAATCTGAACAACCAAAATTGGTTCAGAACTTGGCCATGCTTGTTCTTGTCCAATTTGATCATTTTCAATAACTTTAATTTGGTCAAAAGactaaaatttaatcatttaagcAACATGCATAAACTAAGCCACTAAAGGATGTACTAAAATTTACTCCAACTACATACCACCAAGTGAGTTTTCTTTGTTGTTAATGAATAATACAGGCTGTATGGACTGTTCCTTGTCAGTTTTATTCATTATGTTTCTATTCAAGCTTACCAGTTACTAATAGTCAAGgttaattgttttcttttttctctaggTTTTAGTCTTTGCAAACATTGATGACTTCAAGAATcttcttgatactcttcaagatgtTGCAAAAACATTCAAGTCAAAGGTGATTAGTTACTTTAGCCTACATTTGGAGCTTTCAAACCATTTTCCTGCATTTTTTAGAACTTATGGTCTAATTCCTTTGTTTAAATGCAGATAATGTTTATATATGTGGATATTAATGACGAGAACCTTGCAAAGCCCTTCTTAACATTGTTTGGTCTTGAGGAATCAAAAAATACTGTGGTTAGTTTATGAGTTAATAACAGTGATTTGTTCAGATTGCTTAATTAGTTTAGATATTTTTGGCAACTGATTTGATTTACTTCTTGGTGTGCCAAATACGTAGGCGCGTTTGATAATTCAATGAGCTCAAAATATTTGTTGGAGTCAAAACCAACACAAATCAATATTGAAGTATTATCTTCtcttttgttcttataatttcTTCTTGCTGTGATCACCTACCAAAGGAGgctaattaatgttaaaatggCATTCTTCAGGAGTTCTGCAATAATCTCATGCAAGGTTCTTTGTCGCCATACTTCAAGTCACAGCCAATTCCAGATAACGTGAGTAccatttaatattttctgcATAATTGTCTCTCCTACTTTAGTTTTAGGCAATTCAAGAAATTAGTTGCATTCAGTGTCATATGTGGTCCTTTTAATTCTTTCAAATTAAAGTGAAGCAATTGAATTTGATCTAGTGTAAAATATTTCAGATTGATTCCTAAAGATATATAACGTGCTCTATGGTTATAATAATAGAATAGAACAATAAAAGAtagaagttatttattttagtactgAAACTTAATTCAATGTCTTCTAAATTAAGCATCATGGCATTGGAAATTGCAGACAGAAGCAAGTGTTCGTGCTATTGTCGGGAAAACATTTGATGATGAAATCTTGAGCAGCAAGAAGGATGTGCTCTTGGAGGTTTGCAAAGTTTTATCTCTTCTATATTTTATGTCACATGTTCAAACTTCATTAGTTTGTTTGTGctagaaatatattataaaatcattCATGTGTGTTCACCTCATATCTTAAGCTTTTGGAGTAGTTGGGCaaattttcttgaaaatattAGTTGGccattagaattttttttattattattccaaAAGGTATTGGCTACTCCTTGGTGGATTTGTGCTCATGAGTCATGACTGAAACAGGTATTTACGCCTTGGTGTATGAACTGTGAGGCCACAAGCAAGCAAGTAGAGAAGTTGGCAAAGCACTACAAAGGATCAAGTAATCTAATATTTGCAAGGACAGATGCTTCAGCAAATGAACATCCAAAACTGCAAGTAAGTGTCATGAAAAGGCTGTTGTCTCTGTTTGTCATGGCAAAACACGCTCACAGAATCTGTTGTGAAAATTGAAGATCCTGGGATTTTATTAAGGACAAATAGTTTTTCCATATTGATATGACTAATTTGATCAAAGTTTATATTTACTGAAGATGTATTTTACCTTTGCTTAATATTTCAGGTGAATGACTACCCCACGCTTCTATTTTACAGAGCAGATGATAAGGCAAACCCGGTAATTACTTCTCAGCACTCTGATTTTGGCGACAAAATTTCGGTTTATATAATTACTACTCTGCTaacaaaacacttttttttttaatgcagaTCAAACTTTCTACAAAATCTAGTTTGAAAGAGTTGGCTGCATCCATCAACAAATATCTAAAAGTCAAGAATCAAGTACTCAAAGATGAGTTATAGAACATATCAAAAAAGTTTTGGGAGAAAAACACTTAACCATCTAGAAAGTaaacattatggaaagaaacaAATACTATGATTGTCTTGCGTAagcattttctaatttttataaccCTTTTATGGTGGTCCAAATATATGATAATCTATTATTTGGATTAGCTTACTGCTAAATCGCGAAAAGCTAGGCAAATTAACAGCATGTAATGAAATAGATAACATGTTTGAGATATCAAACATTGTAGCGATCATCATTTGCATCTCATAGAAAACCTGCAAATCACAGGCTTAAAGTTGATGCGTTGACATATATCAAGCTTTtatgattcaaaaaaaaaaaaatgtggaccAGCTTATTCAGCTTCGCAAGGTTAAACAAATTGATGTGCTTGTGTCCGTGAACACGGACGAACGACTTACACTAATTCATGACATGCGTGTGCTATATTGGTTCTAATAATTTGCAGTAGTTAGTCGGTGAAATGAAAGAAAGCTAAGTACTGCTAGCATGTCAATAATTGTACTACAATGTTTTAGCTATTCAGTTACTCCACGTATCATTTTCCACCAAACATTTTGCTTCTGAAATCATGACGAACACCATACAAGTTTCAAGTTACTACAGAGTAATTCGAACCGAAGAGCTTTACTTCCACAGTTGTTTCCGTTATTTCCTAAATTCATTGTGTTTGGAACAAGTTGATAATCGTTCAAAGTGTCCCACGTTTGACCATGACAATACAATTAATGCACAGGGCGTAAAATGCTGGCATAGAGTGGCAATAATAAATGATGGTGAGTTGGATCtggaaaattataattagttCATCTATTTGCTTTTATATTGGAAATTActccattctagtagtatataCAACTTGAAAAACTAATTTCTCCCCTCCATTCTCTCAATTAATAAACCTTTTTTTAGGTGGATTTTTATACCTACTCTTGcaactaactaaaaaaattctaatgccaaaaaaaactaagaaaattCTCTTTCACTTATTAcaaatgaatattattttttttatcgtatAACTAATCTTGTTAACTAGCTATATCACTTTCAATTTatcctttataatttttatctttaaattgattcttaatagtttattaaaataattatcaataattaaaaataatcttatatcataatttaaatttttcatgtaaatccataatataattttcaaactcaaaatatatatttattatgaattttaattataatataattatatattttaaaaaatatttacaatttctactaattttattaaactttttttaaggaGGTGGAGTCTAAAATACATTCAGGACTATTTTTCATAGCACCTTTTAAATAATAAGATTGCATGTTATTTGCTACAACTCTTATATACTTATCATATACACACATTACAAATCTATTAATTACatagtttaaataaaaatagtaacaaataatatatatcatataatagTAATACTTATCAttagataatttaaattaataatgaataaaattttaaaaaggtaTGATTTATTTTAGAAGTTAGATAATTTGGATTTGGAATCTCATACAACTGCCCTTACTAGCCTTGTAGTTGCCGGAGAGGGTTGGGTAAAGC of the Glycine max cultivar Williams 82 chromosome 13, Glycine_max_v4.0, whole genome shotgun sequence genome contains:
- the LOC100305460 gene encoding disulfide isomerase-like protein isoform 2 precursor (isoform 2 precursor is encoded by transcript variant 2) — its product is MKPTLRFIVFLLTLLLVLRFNVATEVKDELEELLAVDEEVEREAEKGGEKLSEAEVLSKAQRIVIELKNENTERVVNGNEFVLVLGYAPWCPRSAELMPHFAEAATSLKELGSPLIMAKLDADRYPKPASFLGVKGFPTLLLFVNGTSQPYSGGFTADDIVIWAQKKTSTPVIRISSVAEAEKFLTKYQTFLIGRFENFEGPDYEEFVSAAKSDNEIQFVETSQVELAQVLYPDIKPTDRFLGIVKSEPERYSAYDGAFILNKILEFVDYNKFPLVTKLTEMNSVRVYSSPIKLQVLVFANIDDFKNLLDTLQDVAKTFKSKIMFIYVDINDENLAKPFLTLFGLEESKNTVEFCNNLMQGSLSPYFKSQPIPDNTEASVRAIVGKTFDDEILSSKKDVLLEVFTPWCMNCEATSKQVEKLAKHYKGSSNLIFARTDASANEHPKLQVNDYPTLLFYRADDKANPIKLSTKSSLKELAASINKYLKVKNQVLKDEL
- the LOC100305460 gene encoding disulfide isomerase-like protein isoform 1 precursor (isoform 1 precursor is encoded by transcript variant 1), with amino-acid sequence MKPTLRFIVFLLTLLLVLRFNVATEVKDELEELLAVDEEVEREAEKGGEKLSEAEVLSKAQRIVIELKNENTERVVNGNEFVLVLGYAPWCPRSAELMPHFAEAATSLKELGSPLIMAKLDADRYPKPASFLGVKGFPTLLLFVNGTSQPYSGGFTADDIVIWAQKKTSTPVIRISSVAEAEKFLTKYQTFLIGRFENFEGPDYEEFVSAAKSDNEIQFVETSQVELAQVLYPDIKPTDRFLGIVKSEPERYSAYDGAFILNKILEFVDYNKFPLVTKLTEMNSVRVYSSPIKLQVLVFANIDDFKNLLDTLQDVAKTFKSKIMFIYVDINDENLAKPFLTLFGLEESKNTVVGAFDNSMSSKYLLESKPTQINIEEFCNNLMQGSLSPYFKSQPIPDNTEASVRAIVGKTFDDEILSSKKDVLLEVFTPWCMNCEATSKQVEKLAKHYKGSSNLIFARTDASANEHPKLQVNDYPTLLFYRADDKANPIKLSTKSSLKELAASINKYLKVKNQVLKDEL